A single region of the Pseudorhodoplanes sp. genome encodes:
- a CDS encoding PepSY-associated TM helix domain-containing protein, whose product MFKMWLLRIHRWITLVFALPLAILILTGLVLSFEPMVVASTSSTAPLTAEAINAILAKHDPDAQARSLVVRAYAGNASIGGAQRGAALHVDLARNEQIASPGALAELFTTSRRLHETLLMELGWLVSLSTFVLLALIAIGVLMGWPRLRNTLAGWHKGTGWFLLPLLIASPLTGLFLAYGVTFTSPLPKPPAGAPASLRNAVQIVGSAHDLANVVWIRPMAGALRARVNDGGEMRVFTVTQSGLVPTPRNWPRLIHEGNWGGNLSALINVAISVAFITLLSTGLLLWARRKFRRRSTRLAPA is encoded by the coding sequence ATGTTCAAGATGTGGCTCTTGCGGATCCATCGCTGGATCACACTCGTATTCGCGCTGCCGCTCGCGATCTTGATCCTGACCGGACTGGTCCTGTCTTTCGAGCCGATGGTTGTGGCTTCGACCTCATCCACCGCTCCGCTCACGGCTGAGGCGATCAACGCCATTCTCGCCAAGCACGATCCGGATGCACAAGCGCGTTCGCTGGTGGTGCGCGCCTATGCCGGCAATGCGTCGATCGGCGGCGCGCAGCGCGGGGCCGCGCTGCATGTCGATCTTGCGCGCAACGAGCAAATCGCTTCACCCGGCGCGCTGGCGGAATTGTTCACCACGTCGCGGCGCCTGCATGAAACATTACTGATGGAACTCGGCTGGCTGGTCAGCCTGTCCACCTTCGTGTTGCTTGCGCTGATTGCAATCGGCGTGCTGATGGGCTGGCCGCGTCTGCGCAATACGCTCGCCGGCTGGCACAAGGGTACCGGCTGGTTCTTGCTGCCGCTTCTCATCGCGAGCCCGCTCACCGGCCTGTTTCTCGCTTACGGGGTCACGTTCACGTCGCCGCTGCCAAAGCCGCCGGCAGGCGCACCGGCGTCCCTGCGAAATGCAGTGCAGATCGTCGGCAGCGCGCACGATCTCGCCAACGTCGTCTGGATCCGGCCAATGGCCGGCGCGTTGCGTGCGCGCGTCAACGACGGCGGAGAGATGCGGGTGTTCACCGTCACCCAGTCCGGACTCGTTCCGACCCCGCGCAACTGGCCGCGGCTGATCCACGAGGGCAACTGGGGCGGCAACCTGTCGGCGCTGATCAACGTCGCGATCTCGGTCGCCTTCATCACGCTGCTGTCGACCGGCCTGCTGCTCTGGGCGCGCCGGAAATTCCGGCGCCGCTCAACGCGTCTTGCGCCCGCGTAG
- a CDS encoding tautomerase family protein gives MPMITVQYAAPNAPAGLPDVVGKAANWLSSEFLGKDPSITAVTVEELDPAKWLIGNKSLRDHGLAAFWLDIRVVDGTNTREQKAAFIAAAFAKMSELLGPLHSESYVYVNEVRGDAYGYGGMTQNERYIAGKLRGAVKTAA, from the coding sequence ATGCCAATGATCACCGTGCAATACGCGGCGCCAAATGCGCCGGCTGGCCTCCCAGATGTCGTTGGCAAAGCCGCCAACTGGCTTTCGAGCGAGTTCCTGGGCAAGGACCCGTCGATCACCGCCGTCACCGTCGAGGAACTCGATCCCGCCAAATGGCTGATCGGCAACAAGTCGTTGCGCGACCATGGTCTTGCGGCCTTCTGGCTCGACATTCGGGTGGTTGACGGTACCAACACCCGCGAGCAGAAGGCCGCCTTCATCGCCGCTGCCTTTGCGAAAATGAGCGAGCTGCTCGGCCCGCTGCACAGCGAAAGCTATGTTTATGTAAATGAGGTGCGAGGCGACGCCTATGGCTATGGCGGAATGACGCAGAACGAGCGCTACATCGCCGGCAAGCTCAGGGGCGCGGTGAAGACGGCAGCTTGA
- a CDS encoding polysaccharide deacetylase family protein: MHRRFLTAIAAALFHASLFQPGTAQAADCPGNPDAIGVSRTIVVDPREHPRVGSFQYPETLPLKDKEVVLTLDDAPRPASAPALDVLAAHCVKATYFVIGKHARDYPDILKKIQAAGHTIGTHSQTHPLSFNRMAAARAEKQIHEGIASVRSVLGDEAEIAPFFRVPGLLRGETVESVAAARGLMVWSTDVMSHDWKRRITVDGIVRRTIDRLEAKGKGILLLHDIHAKTVEALPLIFKELKQRGYRIVHVQAATETRLATPTEPQDWQFQAPTTAVLPALLMSDLKNLNGNLAEQHAMSSVDFCGMPPKSKSASRLARRHARAHGRGQKASHRRTASARAATTDHATVAMP, from the coding sequence ATGCACAGACGATTTCTCACGGCAATTGCGGCCGCCTTATTTCATGCGAGCCTGTTTCAGCCCGGCACTGCGCAGGCCGCAGATTGTCCAGGCAACCCAGATGCCATCGGTGTGAGCCGCACCATCGTCGTCGACCCACGCGAACATCCGCGCGTCGGCTCGTTTCAATATCCGGAAACGCTGCCGCTGAAGGACAAGGAAGTGGTGCTGACGCTGGATGACGCGCCGCGTCCAGCCTCCGCGCCGGCGCTTGACGTGCTTGCCGCGCATTGCGTGAAGGCGACCTATTTCGTCATCGGCAAGCATGCCCGCGACTATCCCGACATCCTGAAGAAGATCCAGGCCGCTGGCCACACCATCGGCACGCACAGCCAGACCCATCCCCTCAGCTTCAACCGCATGGCCGCCGCGCGGGCGGAAAAGCAGATCCACGAGGGCATCGCCTCGGTGCGATCCGTGCTCGGTGACGAGGCCGAGATCGCGCCCTTCTTCCGCGTGCCGGGCCTGCTGCGCGGCGAGACGGTGGAAAGCGTCGCCGCCGCGCGCGGGCTGATGGTGTGGAGCACCGACGTGATGTCGCATGACTGGAAGCGGCGCATCACCGTCGACGGCATCGTGCGGCGGACCATCGACCGGCTGGAGGCCAAGGGCAAAGGCATCCTGCTCCTGCACGATATCCATGCGAAGACGGTCGAGGCTTTGCCGCTGATCTTCAAGGAGCTGAAGCAGCGCGGTTACAGGATCGTGCATGTGCAGGCCGCGACCGAAACCCGGCTCGCCACGCCAACGGAGCCTCAGGACTGGCAATTCCAGGCGCCGACAACGGCCGTGTTGCCGGCGTTGCTGATGAGCGACCTGAAAAACCTCAACGGCAATCTCGCCGAGCAGCACGCCATGAGCAGCGTCGATTTCTGCGGCATGCCGCCCAAGAGCAAATCGGCGAGCCGGCTCGCGCGGCGGCATGCGCGGGCGCACGGCCGCGGGCAAAAGGCGTCGCACCGGCGAACGGCATCGGCGCGTGCCGCCACGACGGATCATGCGACGGTCGCGATGCCGTAA
- the lipB gene encoding lipoyl(octanoyl) transferase LipB, which translates to MVNARESLNFGMKPGSGGRAVEWRISEGLVPYETALAEMDARAAAIAEGQEPDLVWLLEHPPLYTAGTSASPAEIVEARFPVYEAGRGGQMTYHGPGQRVVYLMLDLKQRRPDLRAYVATLEEWIIRTLASFNVRGERREDRVGVWVRRPELAAAREDKIAAIGIRVKRWVSLHGIAINVEPNLSHFSGIVPCGVREQNYGVTSLVDLGLPVTISDVDVALKAEFEPLFGSVALAAEPSLID; encoded by the coding sequence ATGGTTAATGCCCGCGAAAGCCTAAATTTTGGCATGAAACCCGGGTCCGGCGGGCGGGCGGTGGAATGGCGGATCAGCGAGGGGCTGGTTCCCTATGAAACGGCGCTCGCCGAAATGGATGCCCGCGCCGCCGCCATTGCCGAAGGTCAGGAACCGGATTTGGTCTGGCTGCTCGAGCACCCGCCCCTCTACACCGCCGGTACGAGTGCGAGCCCGGCCGAGATCGTGGAGGCCCGCTTTCCCGTTTACGAAGCCGGGCGCGGCGGGCAGATGACCTATCACGGCCCCGGGCAGCGGGTGGTCTATCTGATGCTCGACCTGAAACAGCGGCGGCCGGACCTGCGCGCCTATGTGGCGACGCTGGAGGAATGGATCATCCGCACGCTGGCCTCCTTCAACGTGCGCGGCGAACGGCGTGAGGATCGGGTCGGCGTCTGGGTGCGCCGGCCGGAGCTTGCCGCTGCGCGCGAGGACAAGATCGCCGCCATCGGCATCCGGGTGAAGCGCTGGGTGTCGCTGCATGGCATCGCCATCAATGTCGAGCCCAACCTGTCGCATTTCTCCGGCATTGTTCCCTGCGGCGTCCGTGAGCAGAATTATGGAGTCACCAGCCTTGTCGATCTCGGCTTGCCGGTCACGATAAGCGATGTGGACGTGGCGCTGAAGGCAGAATTCGAACCGCTCTTCGGCTCAGTGGCGTTGGCGGCAGAGCCCAGCCTGATTGATTGA
- a CDS encoding FliM/FliN family flagellar motor switch protein, with amino-acid sequence MPTLDHVSLDISVVLGTTVMPIHQVLRLGRGAIIELAQGEEDDVQILANNFPVAKGNVIVSGNRIAVQVKELLPRPVDMR; translated from the coding sequence TTGCCCACCCTAGACCATGTTTCCCTGGATATCTCCGTCGTCCTCGGCACCACCGTCATGCCGATCCACCAGGTGCTGCGGCTGGGCCGCGGCGCGATCATCGAGCTGGCGCAGGGGGAGGAGGACGACGTCCAGATCCTTGCCAACAATTTTCCGGTGGCCAAGGGCAACGTGATCGTCAGCGGCAATCGTATCGCCGTCCAGGTGAAGGAATTGCTGCCCCGGCCGGTGGATATGCGCTGA
- a CDS encoding LysR family transcriptional regulator produces MDRPLDLDAVQSFLLVAELQSFTRAAEASGTSQAAVSLKIKRLEDRLGARLIERTPRHVRLTARGEEFLSGARDLMAAHERAISGGRDKALRLRIGFSDHAVGAQLAALLAQLHAFDRDLSLDVTIGFSRALLDQFDRGRLDAVVVRKEGSRRGGETLTHDEMGWFASPRFVHRPGDELRIATLAAPCGVRALAIRALDRARIGSVEAFVGGGVSAVNAAVLSGLAIAPLAHRIAPVGTVEMSQQLSLPRLPRAQVLLYSRVSDAGARAALRVLAATFRGTVRR; encoded by the coding sequence ATTGATCGACCGCTTGATCTTGACGCCGTGCAGTCCTTCCTGCTGGTGGCGGAACTGCAGAGCTTTACACGCGCGGCGGAAGCTTCGGGCACCTCGCAAGCAGCGGTCAGCCTGAAGATCAAGCGGCTGGAGGATCGACTTGGCGCGCGTCTGATCGAACGTACGCCACGTCACGTGCGTCTAACGGCGCGCGGAGAGGAATTCCTCAGCGGGGCGCGCGATCTCATGGCCGCGCATGAGCGCGCAATCAGCGGCGGCCGCGACAAGGCTTTGCGTCTGCGGATCGGCTTCTCCGATCATGCAGTCGGCGCGCAATTGGCCGCTCTACTCGCACAACTGCACGCCTTCGACCGCGATCTATCGCTCGACGTCACCATTGGCTTTTCCCGCGCACTGCTCGATCAGTTCGACCGCGGCCGGCTCGATGCCGTGGTCGTCCGCAAGGAAGGGTCGCGGCGCGGCGGCGAGACCCTGACCCACGACGAAATGGGGTGGTTTGCCTCACCACGATTCGTCCACCGTCCCGGGGACGAGCTGCGGATTGCCACGCTTGCGGCTCCCTGCGGCGTGCGCGCCCTTGCCATCCGTGCGCTCGACCGCGCGCGCATCGGCTCGGTCGAGGCCTTTGTTGGTGGCGGCGTCAGTGCAGTCAACGCCGCTGTCCTGTCGGGGCTTGCGATTGCACCGCTCGCACACCGGATTGCACCAGTGGGCACAGTCGAAATGAGCCAGCAACTGTCACTGCCGCGGCTGCCGCGCGCACAAGTACTGCTCTATTCTCGGGTCAGCGACGCCGGCGCACGGGCCGCCCTGCGCGTCCTTGCCGCCACCTTCCGCGGCACCGTGCGGCGATAG